A genomic stretch from Lathyrus oleraceus cultivar Zhongwan6 chromosome 2, CAAS_Psat_ZW6_1.0, whole genome shotgun sequence includes:
- the LOC127123906 gene encoding putative RING-H2 finger protein ATL21A, producing MATLKFPFIFSIFLLFFDSTKSKHQSCVKRYCGNPNLGLLLEFPFILREQYHNINNQTARCGYPGFEVSCDRYKQAVLKLSNDREFVIKSFSLERQRMWISGPNNCPPLRFLQNIDFKDDSPFQWDNSFLSLFENVTFLNCSTNYAKEPNPMVDYLPIIPCLSNENYSIMYTLHSPLKSWNNSCHEIGFARVPVRDNSHQPLVIMDGLYSDVLLRWNTPSCGCEPDQFCGFQTDTGLDVTCFNYNYMTNHPGENPSTQKYKKFHFFPVVCGISGILFFLWISLSICKDRQQNQIQQRQTITNIEPNNPEPPWFVFGLDRSRIEQYPKIQLAENGQLPKSIDNVCSICLCEYKPMDTLRSIPQCNHHFHADCIDVWLKMNATCPLCRNLPGL from the exons ATGGCTACCTTGAAATTTCCATTCATATTTTCCATATTTCTCTTATTTTTTGACTCAACAAAAAGCAAACATCAAAGTTGTGTAAAGAGATATTGTGGAAACCCTAACTTAGGTCTTCTTTTGGAGTTCCCTTTCATATTAAGAGAACAATATCATAATATCAATAATCAAACTGCTCGATGTGGATACCCAGGGTTTGAAGTTTCTTGCGACCGTTATAAGCAAGCTGTGCTTAAACTCTCAAACGATAGAGAATTTGTAATCAAATCTTTTTCCCTTGAGAGACAAAGAATGTGGATTAGTGGTCCCAATAATTGTCCACCACTTAGGTTTCTCCAAAACATAGACTTCAAAGATGATTCACCTTTCCAATGGGACAACTCTTTTCTTAGTCTTTTTGAGAATGTAACATTTCTCAACTGCAGTACCAATTATGCAAAGGAACCAAATCCAATGGTTGATTATCTTCCAATCATACCATGTTTGAGCAATGAAAATTATTCGATTATGTATACGTTACACTCGCCTCTTAAATCGTGGAATAATTCATGTCATGAGATTGGTTTTGCTAGGGTTCCAGTGAGAGATAATTCACATCAACCATTGGTAATCATGGATGGACTTTACTCTGATGTGTTGCTGCGATGGAACACTCCTTCTTGTGGTTGTGAACCTGATCAGTTTTGTGGCTTTCAAACGGATACCGGTCTTGATGTTACTTGTTTCAATTACAACTACATGACTAATCACCCAG GTGAAAATCCTTCAACTCAAAAGTATAAAAAATTCCACTTTTTTCCAGTAGTATGTGGAATATCAGGAATTTTATTCTTCTTGTGGATATCTTTATCCATATGTAAGGATAGACAACAAAATCAAATCCAACAAAGACAAACAATTACAAACATAGAACCAAATAATCCAGAACCTCCTTGGTTTGTGTTTGGGCTTGATAGATCAAGAATAGAACAATATCCAAAGATTCAGCTAGCAGAAAATGGACAATTACCTAAGTCTATTGACAATGTTTGTTCCATATGTCTTTGTGAATATAAACCTATGGATACATTAAGGAGTATACCCCAATGTAATCATCATTTTCATGCTGATTGTATAGATGTTTGGCTCAAGATGAATGCTACTTGTCCTTTATGTCGAAACCTGCCAGGGTTATGA